Proteins encoded within one genomic window of Citrobacter amalonaticus Y19:
- a CDS encoding undecaprenyl-phosphate glucose phosphotransferase produces the protein MLSHRIRIKRRGYPIVAKLIDFLSMNFSSILFFYLFSQQDFYNGIIFSVLFSIVFLLIGEYTSVYSYRIKSLHPQEFTRLAGTCVLSFGFMEVLRVSFSYFNDLHLTGLWDFSLFPPPILPYAVPLLTLLIIRLILLRQFRQKTMRVAIVGMTPAGLAAENELLKEYSSEKIDLSYYDDRDESRFGYLTHAPYRGKVEDLLERARKGELDEIYIALPMAAVQRIRHFIAMLSDTTVDTFIVPDIYSYSTHTTEVRMIGNMQAISILSSPFDDGGAIIKRAEDLILGTIITILISPLMLIIALGIKLTSRGPIIFKQDRYGLSGQKITVYKFRSMRVMENADVVIQATRQDPRVTRFGSFLRRKSLDELPQFINVLQGRMSIVGPRPHAVAHNEEYRKIVDNYMIRHKVKPGITGLAQVSGYRGEVDTLDKMEKRIQYDIDYIQNWSLWLDIKIIFKTITKGFSGENAY, from the coding sequence ATGCTTAGCCATCGTATCAGAATTAAGCGGCGAGGATATCCTATTGTTGCCAAACTCATTGATTTTTTATCAATGAATTTTTCATCAATATTATTTTTCTACTTATTTTCGCAACAAGATTTTTACAATGGCATAATCTTTAGCGTTTTGTTTTCAATTGTTTTCCTGCTAATCGGCGAATATACCAGCGTTTATAGTTATCGAATTAAAAGCCTGCATCCTCAGGAGTTTACGCGTCTGGCAGGCACTTGCGTTTTGTCGTTCGGTTTTATGGAAGTACTTCGCGTTTCATTCAGCTACTTCAATGACTTGCATCTTACAGGTCTTTGGGACTTCTCGCTTTTCCCACCGCCCATTTTGCCGTACGCCGTTCCACTTTTGACGCTATTAATTATCAGACTCATATTACTCAGACAATTCCGTCAAAAAACCATGCGCGTCGCGATTGTAGGTATGACCCCAGCTGGCTTAGCCGCCGAAAATGAATTGTTAAAAGAATATAGCAGCGAGAAAATTGATCTTTCCTATTATGACGACCGCGATGAAAGTCGTTTTGGTTATCTCACTCACGCGCCTTATCGTGGAAAAGTAGAGGATCTGCTGGAACGTGCGCGCAAAGGTGAACTGGACGAAATTTATATTGCATTACCGATGGCCGCCGTTCAGCGCATCCGTCATTTTATTGCAATGCTGTCAGATACCACCGTTGATACCTTTATTGTGCCCGATATTTATTCCTACAGCACCCATACCACCGAAGTGCGTATGATTGGTAATATGCAAGCCATCAGTATTCTCAGCTCACCCTTTGATGACGGCGGTGCAATAATTAAGCGAGCGGAAGATTTAATTCTCGGCACCATAATAACGATTCTTATTTCCCCGCTCATGTTAATTATTGCACTGGGGATTAAGCTCACTTCGCGCGGCCCGATTATTTTCAAGCAGGATCGCTACGGTTTAAGCGGTCAAAAAATAACGGTGTATAAATTCCGTTCCATGCGTGTAATGGAAAATGCGGACGTTGTCATCCAGGCCACCAGGCAGGACCCGCGCGTGACGCGCTTTGGCTCTTTCCTGCGCCGTAAATCACTCGACGAGCTGCCGCAGTTTATCAACGTCCTGCAAGGCAGAATGTCGATTGTTGGGCCACGCCCGCACGCCGTCGCCCACAATGAGGAATATCGTAAGATCGTCGATAACTACATGATTCGCCACAAAGTGAAACCGGGCATTACCGGGCTGGCTCAGGTCAGCGGCTATCGTGGCGAGGTGGATACGCTGGATAAGATGGAAAAACGCATCCAGTACGACATCGACTACATCCAGAACTGGTCGCTGTGGCTTGATATCAAAATCATTTTTAAAACCATAACCAAAGGCTTTTCCGGTGAGAACGCCTACTAG
- a CDS encoding outer membrane beta-barrel protein: MRTPTSALLIAGLAAVPAAWALPVPKSHIGVAGIDFQSQVAVDYGQVSNVTYQPWAQNEISSSFYHVSPLLRMIGERDEDRYLLMYSGDYRTYTQDSADSYTNHFFRFNGQWRYGQMHGLSLDLQDTLGHEERGRGISEGFLPQQFREFGINKPLKTRFLSNEVRYSYGAPEGRGKLETALLYKQLRFTDLDDVRNADGDFYQYIRDQEWHEPSLVVELFDMYSKKNRFRYSFITNQRRYETSSLKDSNEYYLLYGYKGQVTGKTSIDANVSWLYKQFINEPDAHDFNGLNWDIKMEWKPLKQSAVALHSAQHIKDPSEVGGYVQVTENGLSWTHHWWVDRFSTTVDYTYVMEDYKKQANNRKDRDGVVTLSASYDFRPSINFELKYQMDTLRSNKKTDSFFIGPNYDREVDRTLGYDNQLIMLTARVQI, encoded by the coding sequence GTGAGAACGCCTACTAGCGCGCTGCTGATAGCCGGTCTGGCGGCGGTACCTGCGGCATGGGCTCTGCCCGTACCGAAGTCGCACATCGGCGTGGCCGGTATTGATTTTCAAAGCCAGGTCGCCGTCGATTACGGACAGGTAAGCAACGTTACCTATCAGCCGTGGGCGCAAAACGAAATCAGCTCGTCGTTTTACCACGTCAGCCCGCTGCTGCGCATGATTGGCGAGCGCGATGAAGATCGCTATCTGCTGATGTATTCCGGCGATTACCGAACTTATACGCAAGATAGCGCGGATAGTTACACCAATCATTTCTTCAGGTTTAACGGCCAGTGGCGCTATGGTCAAATGCACGGCCTGAGCTTAGACCTTCAGGATACGCTTGGTCACGAAGAGCGTGGGCGCGGTATTTCGGAAGGTTTTCTTCCGCAGCAGTTTCGTGAGTTTGGCATCAACAAACCGCTGAAAACCCGTTTTCTCAGTAACGAAGTGCGCTACAGCTACGGCGCACCGGAAGGTCGAGGCAAACTGGAAACCGCCCTACTGTACAAGCAGCTGCGCTTTACCGACCTCGATGATGTCCGCAACGCCGACGGTGATTTCTATCAATACATCCGCGATCAGGAGTGGCATGAACCGAGCCTGGTGGTGGAACTGTTTGATATGTACAGCAAGAAAAACCGCTTTCGCTATAGTTTTATTACCAACCAGCGACGCTATGAAACCAGCTCGCTCAAGGATAGCAACGAGTACTACCTGCTCTACGGCTATAAAGGGCAGGTCACCGGTAAAACCAGCATCGATGCCAACGTATCGTGGCTGTATAAGCAGTTTATCAATGAGCCCGATGCCCATGATTTCAACGGGCTGAACTGGGACATCAAAATGGAGTGGAAACCGCTGAAGCAGTCGGCGGTCGCCCTGCACAGCGCCCAGCACATTAAAGATCCTTCCGAAGTGGGCGGCTATGTTCAGGTCACTGAAAACGGGCTGTCATGGACGCATCACTGGTGGGTCGACCGGTTCTCTACCACCGTCGATTACACCTACGTGATGGAGGATTACAAAAAACAGGCGAACAATCGCAAAGACCGCGACGGGGTGGTGACCCTGAGCGCGAGCTATGATTTCCGCCCCTCCATCAATTTCGAACTGAAGTACCAGATGGATACGCTGCGTTCTAACAAGAAGACCGATTCGTTTTTTATTGGGCCAAACTACGATCGGGAAGTGGACAGAACGCTGGGTTACGACAACCAATTGATTATGTTAACGGCCAGGGTACAAATCTAA
- a CDS encoding polysaccharide biosynthesis/export family protein, giving the protein MKNILATLLLFSSCLLTACSTPVPLMDTPSQDNRYWLGEGDQINIAVAGEPDMSMRFLLDSSGTITYPYIGQLHLLGKTPEDVSAELTQRLRGDYLQNPMVTVTVTQFRNIFILGEVEKPDGYPWQPGLTVEKALALGGGFTDRADKHDLSIRRSGSNELLENVDVRHSLRPGDTVIVGMSFF; this is encoded by the coding sequence GTGAAAAATATACTCGCGACGCTTCTTCTTTTTTCCAGTTGCCTGCTCACGGCCTGCAGTACGCCAGTGCCGTTAATGGATACCCCCTCCCAGGACAATCGTTACTGGCTGGGCGAAGGCGATCAAATCAACATTGCCGTTGCCGGTGAGCCGGACATGAGTATGCGCTTTTTGCTCGACAGCAGCGGCACCATTACCTACCCATACATCGGACAGCTGCACCTGCTGGGTAAAACCCCGGAAGACGTGAGCGCAGAGCTGACTCAACGCCTGCGCGGCGACTATCTGCAAAACCCAATGGTGACCGTCACCGTAACGCAATTCCGCAATATCTTTATCCTCGGCGAAGTGGAGAAACCGGATGGCTACCCGTGGCAGCCCGGCCTGACCGTCGAGAAAGCCCTGGCGCTGGGCGGTGGCTTCACCGACCGCGCGGATAAGCACGATCTCAGCATTCGCCGCTCGGGCAGCAATGAACTGCTGGAAAACGTGGACGTTCGCCATTCGCTTCGCCCTGGGGACACCGTCATCGTTGGTATGAGCTTCTTCTGA